Proteins found in one Canis lupus baileyi chromosome 18, mCanLup2.hap1, whole genome shotgun sequence genomic segment:
- the SAMD9L gene encoding sterile alpha motif domain-containing protein 9-like → MNEEVNLPEVVDDWTKEHVKQWVTKDLNVDEKYGQILLSEEVTGLVLQELTEKDLREMGLPWGSALLIKRKYNKLNNSSSESNNQDSGQLDHTKPSKKEHPKKPQQMKKEEQKSVLSDIDHDLREARDTKEQESILMKEDALNEGATAEDQNEDKLGIKQLTCMPYPFDQFHNSHCYIENSVLQPETGPLNLIDPIHEFKALTNTEAATEKDIKMKFSNEVFRFASACMNSRTNGTIHFGVKNRPHGQIVGVKVANKDAFIDHFNIMIRQYFEESEINEVKKCIREPRFVEVLLQNNTLSDRFVIEVDVIPKHSVCEKKYFLIRMQNCKSETWKPNQDLSLFVRDGPSSKDILANVKQRELNLKAFLQNLTSVVASRKEAEEEYEMKADRKESEGQKLVKLLIGNRDSLDNSYYNWYILVTNKCHPNQTKNLDFLKEMKLFAVLEFDPESVSKGVVKAYKKSRIANLHFPNQFEEKTNNIREKISSLNLYHQTSWIFCNGRSDLKNESYKPLEPHLWHRERASEVRKLILFLTDENIMIRGKFLVVFLLLSPVESPGDPLIETFCAFYQALKGMENILCICVNSHIYQRWKDLLQTRLTIADELTNHSISTLNLELINSTILKLKPVTQSLRRFLPSHGFSSIILEKKEEDILTALEILCENECKDTDIEKDKSKFQEFKKLKEEHFYRGGKVSWWNFYFSSENYSSAFVKRDSYEKLKVLIKCWAESPKPEFAKIINLYHHPGCGGTTLAMNVLWDLKKNFRCAVLKNKTTDFEEIVEQVTKLITYKATSHEDYFPVLLLVDDFEDQENVYVLQNAIDSILGEKGLRYEKTLVIILNCMRSQNPDETAKLADSIALTYQLSSKEQRAFEAKLEEIEKQHKNCENFYSFMIMKSNFNKMYIEKVVRNIVKGQNVDSKEGQLISFLALLNSYVTESTISVSQCEIFLGIICTSMPWEPESLEDKMGAYSTLLINTEVTEYGRYTGVRIIHPLIAISCLKELEESYDLNKCQIALKILNENLFYVSGIGREKFQHDVQTLLLTRQRREYGDETDTLFAPLIEALQNEDIEKVLIAGATRFPQNAFICQALARYFYIKEKNFGTALEWANQAKKKAPKNSYISDTLGQVYKSQIKWWLDENKNSTDITVNDLICLLEAAENASKAFKKSQEQTERKGYETWADTWAKQTLQRKYDTYNTAGFFGEIEVGLYAIQILQLTPCFFKQNELSKKAMVEFLSGKGMIPTNPKCEYYLALNKFTSYLENLQSDLKRCFDFFDDYLVLLKMKNTQKETGEISLSKKITRCFKKYVELFCHLDSGPLHKESQLLQEENCRKALEALRADRFSGLLEYLNPNHREAATNMENIVNKYNFLLQQNPKKQMTKEKQNFILANIILNCLKPHSKFIQPLPILKKQLREVLLSIGPSHQYPNPYFLACLLFWPQNQELDEDSKFMEKYVSSLNRNFKRQYRSMCRSKQASTLFYLGKQKGLHSLVCKAEIEQYFNKAQNTSSLSQSADVCKKKVKDLLCRLTGQAEGKLISMEYGTEKKVKIPVIPVYSGPLRSGGNIERVSFYLGFSMEGLQAYEIEII, encoded by the coding sequence ATGAATGAGGAAGTAAATCTACCTGAAGTGGTCGATGACTGGACCAAAGAGCATGTGAAACAATGGGTGACCAAAGACCTTAATGTTGATGAAAAATATGGGCAGATTCTGCTCAGTGAAGAGGTAACTGGATTAGTCCTGCAGGAATTAACTGAGAAGGACCTTAGAGAAATGGGGCTACCATGGGGTTCAGCACTTTTGATAAAACGTAAATATAACAAATTGAATAACAGTTCCTCTGAAAGTAACAATCAGGATTCTGGACAATTAGATCATACAAAACCCTCCAAAAAGGAACACCCAAAAAAGCCACAACAGatgaaaaaggaagagcaaaaatCAGTGTTATCCGATattgatcatgatctcagagaggCCAGAGATACAAAAGAGCAAGAATCAATTCTTATGAAAGAAGATGCATTAAATGAGGGAGCAACCGCTGAAGACCAAAATGAGGATAAGCTAGGAATTAAACAGTTGACTTGTATGCCATATCCTTTTGATCAGTTCCATAACAGCCATTGTTACATAGAAAATAGTGTTCTACAACCTGAAACTGGCCCACTCAATCTCATAGACCCAATACATGAGTTCAAAGCCCTCACAAATACAGAAGCAGCCACAGAAAAggacattaaaatgaaatttagcaATGAAGTCTTCCGATTTGCATCAGCTTGTATGAATTCTCGCACCAATGGCACTATCCATTTTGGAGTCAAGAACAGACCTCACGGACAAATTGTTGGTGTGAAAGTCGCCAATAAGGATGCCTTCATTGACCACTTCAATATAATGATCAGACAATATTTTGAAGAAAGCGAGATCAATGAAGTCAAGAAGTGCATTCGGGAGCCAAGGTTTGTGGAAGTCCTACTGCAGAACAATACACTGTCTGACAGATTTGTCATTGAAGTAGATGTTATTCCAAAACATTCTGTGtgtgaaaaaaagtatttcttaattaGAATGCAAAATTGTAAAAGTGAAACCTGGAAACCAAACCAAGATCTTTCACTGTTTGTGAGAGATGGGCCCAGCAGTAAGGATATCCTGGCCAATGTCAAGCAAcgagaattaaatttaaaagcatttttacaaAATCTAACGTCAGTAGTAGCATCTAGAAAAGAGGCTGAAGAAGAATACGAGATGAAGGCAGATAGGAAGGAGAGTGAAGGACAAAAGTTGGTTAAACTCCTCATAGGCAACCGAGACTCACTGGATAATTCCTACTACAACTGGTACATTCTTGTGACAAATAAATGCCATCCAAATCAAACAAAGAACTTAGattttctaaaggaaatgaaattgttTGCTGTGCTGGAGTTTGATCCTGAATCTGTAAGCAAGGGGGTGGTCAAAGCTTACAAAAAAAGCCGAATAGCAAACCTTCACTTTCCAAATCAGTTTGAAGAAAAGACAAACAACATAAGGGAGAAAATTTCTAGTTTGAATCTTTACCATCAGACCAGCTGGATCTTCTGCAATGGCAGGTCAGACTTGAAAAACGAGAGCTATAAGCCTCTAGAACCACATTTATGGCACAGAGAAAGAGCTTCTGAAGTCAGGAAGCtgattttatttctcacagatgAAAATATAATGATAAGAGGGAAATTTTTGGTTGTGTTTCTATTGCTCTCTCCAGTGGAAAGCCCAGGAGATCCCCTCATTGAAACTTTCTGTGCTTTCTACCAAGCTCTCAAAGGAATGGAAAATATACTGTGTATCTGTGTAAACTCACATATTTATCAACGATGGAAAGATCTGCTACAAACCAGACTGACAATAGCAGATGAATTAACAAACCACAGTATTTCCACTTTAAATTTAGAACTGATAAACAGTACTATCCTTAAACTAAAACCAGTGACTCAGTCTCTAAGAAGATTTTTGCCCTCCCATGGATTTTCTTCGATTATcttagagaaaaaggaagaggatatCTTGACTGCACTGGAAATCCTCTGTGAAAATGAATGTAAAGACACAGACatagagaaagataaatctaAATTCcaagaatttaagaaattaaaagaagaacaCTTTTATCGAGGTGGCAAAGTATCCTGGTGgaacttctatttttcttctgaaaactaTTCTTCAGCTTTTGTCAAAAGGGATAGTTATGAAAAGCTTAAAGTTCTGATAAAGTGCTGGGCAGAGTCTCCTAAGCCAGAATTTGCAAAAATCATCAATCTTTATCACCATCCAGGCTGTGGAGGTACTACATTGGCCATGAATGTTCTCTGGGACCTAAAGAAAAACTTTAGATGTGctgtgttaaaaaacaaaacaactgattTCGAAGAAATTGTAGAACAAGTGACCAAATTGATTACCTATAAAGCCACCAGCCATGAAGATTACTTTCCCGTACTTCTCCTTGTGGATGATTTTGAAGACCAGGAAAATGTTTATGTGCTACAGAATGCCATCGATTCCATTTTGGGAGAGAAGGGTTTGAGATATGAAAAAACACTGGTAATTATCTTAAACTGCATGAGATCTCAGAATCCTGATGAAACTGCAAAATTAGCAGACAGTATTGCACTAACCTACCAACTCTCTTCCAAGGAACAAAGAGCTTTTGAGGCCAAActggaagaaattgaaaagcaaCATAAGAACTGTGAAAACTTTTATTCCTTCATGATCATGAAaagcaattttaataaaatgtatatagaaaaggTAGTCAGGAATATCGTAAAAGGACAGAATGTTGACAGCAAGGAAGGACAACTCATTTCTTTCCTGGCTCTACTCAACTCTTATGTCACTGAGTCTACAATTTCAGTATCACAGTGTGAAATATTTTTGGGAATCATATGCACTAGTATGCCCTGGGAACCCGAAAGCCTAGAGGACAAGATGGGAGCCTATTCTACACTTCTGATAAACACAGAAGTCACAGAATATGGGAGATACACAGGTGTGCGCATCATTCATCCTTTGATTGCCATTTCCTGTCTGAAAGAACTGGAAGAAAGCTATGACTTGAACAAGTGCCAAATTGCATTGAAGATCTTAAATGAGAATTTATTCTATGTTTCTggaataggaagagaaaaatttcaACATGATGTGCAAACTCTTCTGCTTACGAGACAGCGCAGGGAATATGGAGATGAAACAGACACTTTGTTTGCCCCATTAATTGAAGCTTTACAGAACGAAGACATTGAAAAGGTCTTGATAGCTGGGGCTACTCGATTCCCACAAAATGCGTTCATTTGTCAGGCCTTAGCaagatatttttacattaaagaGAAGAATTTTGGCACTGCTCTGGAATGGGCAAACCAGGCCAAAAAGAAAGCAcctaaaaattcatatatttcagatACTCTTGGTCAAGTCTACAAAAGTCAAATCAAATGGTGGttggatgaaaataaaaactccacAGATATTACAGTTAATGATCTAATATGCCTCTTGGAAGCTGCTGAAAATGCCTCAAAAGCTTTCAAAAAATCCCAAGAACAAACTGAGCGGAAAGGCTATGAAACCTGGGCAGACACCTGGGCAAAACAAACGTTGCAAAGAAAATATGACACATACAACACAGCCGGCTTTTTTGGTGAAATAGAAGTTGGTCTCTATGCTATTCAGATTCTCCAGCTCACACCCTGTTTCTTCAAACAAAATGAATTATCTAAAAAAGCTATGGTAGAATTTTTATCAGGAAAGGGAATGATTCCCACAAATCcaaaatgtgaatattatttgGCTCTTAACAAGTTCACATCCTACTTAGAAAATTTACAATCAGATTTGAAAAGGTGTTTTGACTTTTTTGATGATTACCTtgttcttttgaaaatgaagaacacccaaaaagaaacaggagaaatCTCATTAAGCAAGAAAATTACCCGTTGTTTCAAGAAATATGTGGAACTTTTCTGCCATTTGGATTCGGGTCCACTGCACAAAGAGAGCCAGTTACTCCAAGAGGAGAATTGCAGGAAAGCTCTAGAAGCTTTGAGAGCAGATAGGTTTTCTGGACTCCTGGAATATCTTAACCCAAATCACAGAGAGGCTGCAACCAACATGGAAAATATAGTGAACAAATATAATTTCCTGTTGCAGCAAAACCcaaaaaagcaaatgacaaaggagaaacaaaatttcattttagcCAACATTATTCTTAATTGTCTAAAACCCCATTCTAAGTTCATTCAACCACTTCCCATACTGAAAAAACAGCTCCGAGAAGTGTTACTATCCATAGGACCAAGTCATCAATATCCAAACCCTTACTTTTTAGCCTGCCTTCTGTTCTGGCCACAAAATCAAGAACTAGATGAAGATTCCAAATTCATGGAAAAGTATGTTTCATCCTTAAACAGAAACTTCAAGAGACAATATAGGAGCATGTGCAGGTCTAAGCAGGCAAGCACACTTTTTTATCTGGGGAAGCAGAAGGGGCTCCATAGTCTTGTTTGCAAGGCTGAGATAGAGCAATACTTcaataaagcacaaaatacaagTTCCCTCTCACAGAGTGCAGATGTGtgcaaaaaaaaagtcaaagaccTCCTGTGTCGTCTAACTGGTCAGGCTGAAGGCAAGCTGATCTCTATGGAATATGGAacagagaaaaaagttaaaataccaGTGATACCTGTTTATTCGGGTCCACTCAGGAGTGGTGGCAACATAGAAAGAGTGTCCTTCTACCTAGGATTTTCCATGGAAGGCCTTCAGGCATATGAgatagaaataatttaa